CCTACTGAATTATTTTCTATGTGGCTGATGTTATCTCAATGTTGCTGCCTCTATAGCAAGCGGTTGATAATGTAAAGGGTAAAGGCAAAACTCAATTGTTCATTTTGTATCGAAAAATTTGGGAACAGGTCACCTTGTCCACTGTCCGTtcagaccccagtaattcacactctCTTGTGATCACTTTGACccggtacccaagtcactttgATCTTGTCACACTTTCCCTGTTCTATGACGacatttaaatacatgtataccatGTGACTTGCCTTGGAGAATTTATGTCATTTCTATGACTGTTTGCTTCAAAGCAATAATTTAGCTGTTTTGATAAAATGCAAGCACCAAGGCATCACGCTACTCCTGTGCGTAGTAAGTGTCGGTACGATTGGTCTTGTACAAGAATACAATGCATCTGCCTTTTTAGCCGTCATGAGTTTTGGCACTCGTGTGTGTCTGGGTTTACTGGCTTCCACTGAAGCCCTTCAAAGTGCTATGAGTATTGaacaaatcaaacaatgtgCTCTTGAGATAATGATATGAGTTTGTCCCCTTAATACCGAAGGAAACGAGTGAGGGGTCGAGATGACCAGGGCTGACGGGGTCGAAACGGTCGTCAAGGTGATCAGAAGCCAAAAAATTCTACGATCTGTGTAGCTACAGGTACATATACTGTAAAGTCTTGCAATAAGGATGTGTGctgtaaaaattatttcattggTAATGATTTTGATGTCTTACTGTATACATATGTAAGTCAATCTTGTGCAATTATCTATACAGTAATACACACTATGCACATTCTAGGGTAGTATTGCATGTATTTTGATTCATAATAATACTGTATTGTCTTTGACAACCTATCCGAACAAGTGAAGAATACAGATATTGACATAAGCTACATCACTCAATTTATATGTACtttatttgttgtgtttatttgcagaaaaaaaggCCAGCAGTTTTTGAAACTGCAGAAGTTGTTCCCGTGATGACAAATAATTATGAAGATAGCATACTTAAAGGAGTCAGGGTGAGTTTCATAACATTTAATTTGAGAGTCTTTAGAGCAAAGATATAGACAAATGTGTCAGTTCGTTTGCAATCTCAGGAAATCAAACACTGGTTAGTGAAATCATTAGGGTTTGGTGACCTGTCACTCTAGTAATAACATGCATAAACGGCTCACTGATGCGCTTATATTATTGCTGTACATTAGGAATTGATTCCTTGATCACATACAGTAGGTGCCACTATTGCCATTCCAAGATGCTTGTGAATGCATCATCACACATACTGTAGCCCAGCTTCAATAGTTTTGACTTTGATCAAGATTTGCAAGCATTATAAAGTTGCTAAGACAGCttaaaacaaactgaaaataaattaaaagccattactatatttttatttgaaatgaaacatAATACATCATTTGGTAGCAACGGCCAAGTGCACGGTGGCAGGCGTTATGACGTGTGTCAAGGGTCACACTGCCATGGTACATAGTACGCTGAAGCACGCTGGGCAGTTGGGCCAGTCAGTAGCCGGATGCATAGCCAGCGAGGCTGCAAGGCCATCGACGCCTGTGACAAAGAGGAGTGtctttaaaatatcatcatAAAACCCATCTGCCAGTAACAGTGAACTTTCACTTCACTAAAGTTACACAGCTCGCGAGTTTATGAGCTGATATATCATTCTATTTCAAACAACCGTGACagtacttgtcaaaaaatatgtatctgATTATATTTTACAATGTTATATTTGTTTAATTCACCTTCATTTTTGATACAAAAAATTGTTGAATTGGTAAAATTGTACTTTTCCACTATTGCAGGAAGAAGCGTATTCATTAGAAAGTTCCAAAGAACTACTGCAGAAAGACTTTGTACAGTTGCATGCCCCTAGGTATCAGTCAATGAGAAAGGTAAGATTTCTCTGAGTCCCCAAAAAAGAGATGTACTCTAGCGAAACCAGATTCAGGTTTTATGATTCTCTGGTCAACAGAGTCAAACGACGAATAATTTTGCTACTCACTGACCAAGTTGAATCTTGTTGAACACTTTTTTCTCTGCCCCTGACACGTTCTAGCACACAACACTTTCAGTTTCAAAACAAGTCAGAATTTCTGatgtaattttgacatttcaaaagtaAACATCCTTGTGTAGGGTCATGTAGGGTATTGAATAGATGACATGTCTAAATCGGGTGAAAATTGTTGGACATACTCCAAATTGCAAGTTTGTTGGCCATTgagcatattttcaacaagatTTGGCCATGTGGCAGCGAACTTTCACCCCAAGAGAGAGAGGTTAatatgtattttgaaatatcatggtAATTGTTTTGATCCTATTAATTATTCAAAAAAGTGAAACTGCAGATACATGTACCTTTGAACGTTTTGTAAAGTGACACTATAAGATTTCTATTCAGGTGCTATATGttagatacatgtacaaatgtatgGGTTATTTTTTAGAATATTTGACTGTATGTAAAAACTTGACAAGTAAGATTACATCGTAAGAACCTCACACACTACTGTCTGTCTTATCATAAACATTCTTGCAGGATGTCATAGGATGTACGCAAGAAATGGATTTCTTTTTATGGCCACGCAATGATTTAGAGAAGATGGAGTGTCTGCTGTTTTCACGCTGGAAAGGAGAAGATGACACTTTCAAACCACTTCAGGTACATATATGTAGCTGTTGTAATTGTTTGTTCTTTCAGTTCATACtatacattaaaggtatactgtcacctgttccaatttgccacagttaccatggaaagagaaaatctaaccaatcacagattttaagtgggtggccgctttttaaaacagcgccctcacatgggcattttgaataccaaggaatgcccctttgaccatatatgggcatacttggattacaggtgactgtatacctttaatgtatgCCACGTTGATCTTGCTCCTCTCATCTCTGAAATAAATATACCCTTcttgaaaatgcattttcgCTTGTTGAGTGCAATCAATGATCTATAGCCATTAATTACTATTTCAGAGTGTCCCAAAATGGTTGTGTCCTTCGGAAGTCTTCAACACTGCAAACAGTTAATGTGCAACTCATGGTTTGACAAGATTgattatttgtcaaattttttgaTAAGATACCACAGTGCCTGCTGTGAGCAAAATAAGTGCTAGTTGCCCTAACTTgtgatttaacccttttcctgccagacagtatcacttccccatcagccaagtcagtaaaaagcggtattgagccaaaacatgaagtattttcacccacttggcttcgTCTGTTATAgtatctttagtccaaaaaaatcaagtttacagtatttttgttttcaacagcttttacaccatatggaatatgttgtgtttcattaattttaaccgtcttgacctggtggtgaaatatggacttggcaggaaaaggggtatTTTCCAGAATTTCTGTGCAGACTGTGAAGTTCTggatcttgttctcctccccgaatcatgtcaaaataatgcTTTTTTCAACTTGTTCATACCGCCTGTATGTGTGTTGTGTTAACTGTTACATGTACTTTTGATAAATGATTTCTTGTCTGGaccaaaattcatttgtcaatagtAACATCTCATAATGTACAAAATGCATTGTGTTGTCAATGCTGATTACTGTGCTCTCCAACATAAAGTGGGGAGAAGAATGAGAAAATGTGTTTATTTATAgaaataaaaattaacaaaaatgttatttaaaaTTACAACTGTTTTTCCTTTTGATGATCTGATAATATATCAATGACTTTAGTTTAACTCCATAACGCTTGCATTTTGCAGGCCAAGTTTGACTTTTTAACAGAAGACTATGAGAAACAGTTGATGCGGCTTGTTAGTAGGAAAGACAAAACTGGTCTTATAATCAACAATCCTTCACAATCTATGTTCCTCTTTGTTGACAGACAATTCCTACAGGTTAGTTCTCTCAGATGTCGTTCATAATATAAGTTTCctttatatttatcatatttgtatCTGTATTGAACCAATTGTCTTTTCTGCTTGCATCATGTGCACACTTGCACTCCTCTGTAGTAATAAGATGTTCCTTCCTGTACTGTATGATTTTCTGTCTTTTCATGTCTTGATTCCATATGCGCTTTACAACAGTGGACTTTGAGTATGAACTTTTCAAAAACCCTGAATTTCAACAGCTGAAACTTATAGCATTGCTGAAGCAGAATAGTACGTGTCCAATCATCCTTATAGCAATACTCTGCTGATTATCTGATATTAATCCAAACTATAGAACTGACCATATGCTGTGCTCTAGAATAATGTTGAATTTTAAGGATGATAAGGAACTTCATGGCATAGATTTAAAAAGCCAAACCACATTCACAAATTTCAACTACATGTATGGAGCTGACAAAAAATATTACTACCGTTACATGAGTGTGGATCTAAATTGTAAATCTTCATATTTATCATGTAAAAGTGGAGTGAAAGTCAGGGTACCTAAAGGTACAGC
The DNA window shown above is from Ptychodera flava strain L36383 chromosome 5, AS_Pfla_20210202, whole genome shotgun sequence and carries:
- the LOC139133260 gene encoding uncharacterized protein C6orf62 homolog; the protein is MGDPNTRRKTQLSRLRDQLRKKREALADQFEFKMFIVFTFKDQKKRPAVFETAEVVPVMTNNYEDSILKGVREEAYSLESSKELLQKDFVQLHAPRYQSMRKDVIGCTQEMDFFLWPRNDLEKMECLLFSRWKGEDDTFKPLQAKFDFLTEDYEKQLMRLVSRKDKTGLIINNPSQSMFLFVDRQFLQTPKRRVLIFKLSSVCLYQPQDQLTHWGPGTMDEIMAPFIDGT